The genome window ATGAACTGGCCCGGCGGTGGATATGAAAAAACGTATTATTGTCGCAATTTGCGGCGCTTCCGGTTCCATCTACGGAATAAGACTTTTAAAGGCTCTTCTGAAAATCCCTTTAAACATATATCTTGTCATTTCAGCATCAGGCTACAGGGTTCTGGAACATGAGGCCGGTTATAATGCCGGCTGCAACCTTGCCTCTTTTATCAGTTTTCTTAAAAAAGAAGGGATCTGTTTTCATAAAGATGCCGTGCTTAATGTTTATGAGCAGGAGGATTTTTTCACACCTCCGGCCAGCGGATCATTTGTTCATGACGGAATGGTTATAGCTCCCTGTTCCATGGGCACCCTGGGTTCAATAGCATCAGGGATTTCGGATAATCTTATAAAGAGAGCAGCGGATGTTTGTCTGAAAGAAAAAAGGCCACTGATCCTTTTAACAAGAGAAACACCCTTAAGCCTGATCCATATAAAAAATATGTACAAGGCCGCTGAATCAGGCGCCATAATAATGCCCCCCTGCCCGGGATTCTATTTCAAACCGGGCAGTGTGGAAGAATTGATAGATTCTGTTATCGCCCGCGTCCTGGATCATTTGAATATCAAACAGACTCTTGTTAAAGAGTGGGGGATAAACGATTTTGTATAAAAACTTAAAAGGATTTCTTGAAGCTCTCGATAGGGCAGGCGAGATTAATTATATTTCCGAACCTGTATCCGTTCGTCTTGAAATAAGCAGATTTACAGACCGGGAATCCAAAAGACCGGAAGGTGGTAAGGCACTTTTTTTTAAGAATGTTAAAGAATCTCCATTCCCTGTTGTGACTAACA of Desulfosarcina sp. BuS5 contains these proteins:
- a CDS encoding UbiX family flavin prenyltransferase, which produces MKKRIIVAICGASGSIYGIRLLKALLKIPLNIYLVISASGYRVLEHEAGYNAGCNLASFISFLKKEGICFHKDAVLNVYEQEDFFTPPASGSFVHDGMVIAPCSMGTLGSIASGISDNLIKRAADVCLKEKRPLILLTRETPLSLIHIKNMYKAAESGAIIMPPCPGFYFKPGSVEELIDSVIARVLDHLNIKQTLVKEWGINDFV